From the genome of Mycoplasmopsis bovis PG45:
GTAATTTGTTCCTCAATATTTTCAGAATTTTTGAAAATTAGTAAGTCAGTTAATATTTGCAATTTGGGCTTGTCATTTTCAATATATTTCAAGATTTTTATGGCTTTATTTGAATCAAAAATTAAATATCACGACTCTATATTGCTAATAGACTTTTTGCTTAAAATTTCTGGATCATAACTTTTAAAATCGTTCTTATTTTTATCGACTCACTTGCTAATAATTTCTTTAGCTTCTGGAAATTTAAATTTTAATAACTTTTCGGGATTATTGTTTTGTATTCGAGCAATTCATGAACCTAATTCATTATGAACTTGCTCATATAATTCTTTTTCCTTATCAATTTTTTTGTACAAATCACCATATGGTGAAAAAATAAATCAGAAGTGGCTAAGATTATTAATTGTTCAATATCAATCGGCTGATAAGTGCTTTTGTATAGCATCTTTTGCCTTATTAATTATTGTTTGATATTGATGTCTGTTATTTAATGCTCTATTAGAAATAAAAATAGGATAGTACGTTAATGAAAATTTCAATTCATCAAAAAGAGTATTTGATTTATTTTCTTGGAGTGAAATGTAATTTTTTTTGTGGTTATTATTGTTATTTGTGTAAAAGTTTAACATTTCATTAATGTAATGATTTTTGTATAGTGGTTCTTTTTTAGGTATTGAAATATCATTTTCATTTTTGTTATTTATCTTGCTAGTTGTTATTTCGCAAGAAGCTAATGATATTGAAGTAAGTGCCACAGGGATGACAACTGTACTAGCTGTTAATAACTTTTTCATAGAATAAAGTCTCCAAATGACCCTTTTTAGAACCAGAGTAAACTATATGGCCATTATGTATGAGAGTCACTGAGTTAACATATTTATCTATCTCAGATAGAACATGAGAACTAATTAAAATAGTTATTCCTTCATTTTCATTCAAATTTTTTAGTAACGAAAATAATTCATATCTAGCTGTTGGGTCTAAATTAGCTGCTGGTTCATCTAAAATAAGCAATTTTGGATCATGTAATAATGCTTGAATAAGTAGCACTTTTTTCTTTTGTCCAGATGAAAAATTATAAGGCTTATCATTAATTAAGTCTTCAATATTGAACAGTTTTAAAAATTGTTTAATTTTCGTATCAGCCTGTTTTTTAGGTATATTAGATAAAATAGAAAAGTTGTACAAATATTGATAAACACTTAGTTCTTTTGGAAAAATAGCATTTTCAGGCACATAACCAATAATTGATTTAGCACTAGCATCTTTAATGTCTTTACCATAAATTAAAATTTGACCAGAATAGTTTGGATACGCACCGATAATTGATTTGATTGTAGTAGTCTTACCAGCACCATTTTCGCCAATAAAGGCATGAAAGTCACCAGAATTTACTGAAATGTTTATGTCTTGAATGCCTCTGTTGGTTTTGCTAAAGATTTTGGTCAAATTAATTACTTCTAAAACTTTATCCATAATTATTTATATTCCTTCTTTCTGTATAAGGCAAAAACTGAGACAAATAAAATAGTATTTAAAATAATTCAAATTGGGTAGTATGCATTCTTATTAACAATTTGACTACTTCTATTTATTGCATAAACTTGGTCAGCAGATTGGAAAAGATAGTTAGTATCGCTTTTATTTAAGTCATATCTAATTTTAATCTTAGGATTTCTTATCTTGCCTTCAGAGTCTCTATTTCCAACAGGGGTAACGTTTTCAACAAATGAGCTGTATCCCCCTATTTTATAGTCATGTCCGAGAATATTAACTGTGTATTGATAGTTTCCAAATGACTCTTTTGTATTAGGATTTTTAAGCATTGCTTCATATATTTTTGTTTCAGAATAATTGAAATATATGTAGTTTAAAAGAGCAACTGTAAAGTAAATTCTTTTTTCAAAAATTGACTTTAATTTCTTTTGCTTCAATGCATTAGGGTCAAAGATAGTTACATTGGCATTTTCATACTTGTTAATTTCACTGGCATTGTCAATGTCATCATTGTTTATAAAACTACTTATTTCAGACATTAACAATTTATTTATTTCAACTAAATTATTTTGTGAAACAATTTTTGAATTAAATTTTTCAACAAAGTTTTTTGCTATAGAGTTAAATTTTTCATCTTTAAGTGCTTCATAAATATATCTTCATTTAATTCTTCCAACTAAATTTGCGCCTTCATTACTAAAATTAGCATCATCTTCTAAAAATTCAATGTTTGGATCTTCAGCACCAGCACGAGCATATATTATGTCGTAATTAAATAATCCATTGTCACCAGTTTTGTCGCTAAATATAGAATTTGACTTTAATGCACCAGGCACAATGTATTTAGGGCTGTTGCTTCCGTCAGTAGTTATATATTTCTTTAAGTTGACATTTGTGTCTAATTTATAGTTATATGTGACATCATCCAATCCTGAATGATATACATAATTATCTAAGTTAGAGAATTTTTTTACTGATGCAGTCTCAAAAACATTTTTGTTTTTAAAGTTGAAGATGTCTATTAATTGATATGGAACTGAAAGCCATGAATATGCTTGTCATTCAGTGCTAGAATTATTTGAAAGATTCATAACTTTTTGCAAGTATTTTATTTGCTCATCTGAAAAGCCCTTATTATCAGCACCATTAGGTACAAGCAATAATTCATCTTTATTATTGTTTAAATAATATGGCTCTATATTAGCTTCATTGCCTGAAGCGTGATATTGATATGGTCTGTTAATAAAGTGAGCAGCATTATTAATATTTGAAGTCGAGTTAGCTGAAATTAATGATCCACCTAATGCTAATGGAATAAATAGCGCAATAGGAATAGTGATTGCAATTTTTTGGCTTAATTTATAACAAATTAGGGCTGTAAATAGACCAAAAAGTAAATATGTCATTAATCCAACAAATAAAAATAATATTGCGACTAAAAATATTTTTGTTACACCAAAAATTGCATACAAACCAAATAATGAAGCAATTAGCATAACTAAAGATCATATAAGTCCAAAGTATATTAGTGTTAAAAGTTTTCCAAGAATTAAGTTGTTTCTAGAAATAGGCTTTGATAAGGTTATTATTTCTAAGCCTTCACTATCAAAGTCTTTGAATATATTTAAAGCTTTAATTGATGAAAAAATAACTGTTGCAGTAGCATTTGTAAAAATAAATATATATGCTGCAAGATCATAATATCTTTGACCTACAACGAATTTATAGACTAGCCCAATTATAAGTGAAAACGCTAAGACTAGAATAGGCAATATAAATGTACTTATTTTTTTGAAAGTAATGTTAAAAGCAAACTTGGAGTACTTAAAAGCAGACGTGCTCATTTATTCTCCTTTGTTTAATATTTTAAATGCAGTTATGTATAGCCATAACTGATTTTTACTTAAGTTTAATTATTGTTTGAATTGCCTATATGAATAAAAATTATTAGTTGTTAATACAATCTTAATAATTTCTATAAATATTTTATTACAAAAAATAGCAGTGAAAAATAATTTGTTTTTGTTGCCATAAATTGGCCAATAAGACTATAAAAAAATGAAATAAGCAATTATTTCATTAATTCTTAATAGTTAATAACTCACAGATAAAACAGAAGTTCTATTAGTTTTAGTGTTTACAATTAATTTTTTAATTTCAAAACAAATTGTATTAACGAATGCTAAAGGAAGTGACCATGAAAGCAGTATTCCATTATGAAAGGTCAATAAGTGTTCATACATTCTAAAAACTTTAGCTAAGTTAGGAACAAATGCTACCAGAATAACGAATAGTGAGCTAAATGAGATAGCAGCAAAAACAGGTCAGTATTTTTTAATATTGGCTTTGAATATACTGTTGTTATTAATTAAATTAATAGCATTTATCGACGTAGCAATTCCCATTGTTACAAAGGCACAAGTTGAAGCAATAGTTAGTAAATTTAAACCACTGTAAAATCTAATTGTATATAGTGCGCCGGCAGTATATGATAATAGAGATACTAAGCTTATAACCAAAGCTTGTCATAGTAAATTTATTCCCATACCACGGGCGAATATGCTTTCACTCTTACTATAAGGTGGTCTATGCATAACATCAACTTCTGAATCAATTATACCTAGTGCTATAGCTGGCAAGCCATGGGTCAATAGATTAATTCATAAAAGTTGTGAAGCACTAAAAACATAAAATTCGCTATCAGAAAAATAATTTTTGAATGCATAATAAAAAGCAATTAGACCGATGAGCATTACAATAACTTCAGTAACTGATGAAATTAGTAAGTTCATAATCACTGTTTTTACTTTGTCATATATTTGTCTGCCGTTTTTAACAGATCTTACTATTGTGTTGAAATTATCATCAGTTAGTATAAAGTCAGCTGACTGTTTAGCCACATCAGTACCAGTTATGCCCATTGCACAACCTATATCACTAGCTTTAAGAGCTGGTGCATCATTGACGCCATCTCCAGTCATAGCAACAACTTTATCATATGATTGTCATGCTTTAACTATTCTAAGTTTATCACTAGGGTTTACTCTAGAATAGACTGCAATTTTTTGAACGTTATTTCTTAATTTATCATCATCTCAGTCTTTTAACTCAGAACCATCAAGGCAAATATCATCGCCATTAGGATCATAAATACCTAAATTTGTAGCTATTGACTTAGCTGTTATTAAATTATCTCCAGTTATCATAACTACTTTTATGCCTGCATTTTGAGCTTCTAAAACGCTTTTAGCAACATTTGCTCGTGGTGGGTCTATCATTGCAACTAGTCCAATAAATTCTAAGTCTTCTTCATCTTTGAAGTCAATAGAGTTATGATTAACAGTCTTTTTAGCAAATGCTAAGACCCTATATGATTTGGCTGCTCAGTCATTGTTTATTTGCATAACTTCATCTTTGTCTATGTTATTGCACTTAGTAATAACAACATCTGGCGCTCCCTTGGTTATCATAATTTTATCGCTCTTGTTATCTTTAACTAAGACCGACATCATTTTTCTATCACTGTCAAAAGGCAAAGTATGAATAATATTATTTGTCTTAAGTAATTCTTGCTTTGTAACACTATGCTTAAGCGCAAAAAGTAAAAGTCCAGTCTCAGTAGGATCGCCAATTTCTTTTATCTCTTCATTGTCAATAGTTAGGTATGCGTCATTGCAAAAGCAAAGTGAGTTTAATAATTCATTAAATTCATTTCTGTTTACATCAATTTTGTCTAAAAATCCTTTTTTATTGAGGTATAAGTCAACAACCGTCATCTTGTTTTCTGTTAGTGTACCTGTTTTATCAGTGCAAATGATATTAGCTGAGCCTAGAGTTTCGACTGCTAAAAGGTTTTTAACCAATCCTTTTTCTTTGCTAATTTTTGATACTCCAATGGACAAAATAACAGTAGTAAAAGCAATTAATCCTTCGGGAATAGCAGCAACTGCTAAAGATATACCAGTAATTAATGAGTTAGTGTAAACATCAGGATTAGTTCAGCTTCCACTAGATACATTATTGAAAACTATTTGAAGAAGCATACTAATGAAAAGCAAAATAATTCCTGAGTAGCCAAATCATTTGCTTAATTTATTTAACTTAGTTTGTAAAGGGGATAAATTTTTCTTTTGATTTTGCAAACTTGAGTTAATTTTACCTATTTGAGTTTCTTTTCCAACACTTTCAACAATATAAGAAGCTTTACCATTAGATACAAAAGTTCCTGAATAAACTAAATGTTTATTTTCAGCTAAAGTTTTATCATCAGTTGCATTTCAATTAGTAGTTTTTAAAACTGCTTCACTTTCGCCAGTTAAGCTACTTTCAACAACATAAAAATTTGATGCATTAACTATTCTTCCATCAGCATTTATAGTATCACCAGCCGATAAAAGAACTAAGTCACCAACAACCAACATATTAGCAGGTATATTTTGTACTTCATTATTTCGTATAACAGTTGAATTGGATATAGTTTTGTTCTCTAAAGCCCTGACAGCCTGGTCGCTTTTAACTTCTTGATATGCACCAATAGCACTGTTTAATAGTATCACAAGCATAATGATTGCAGGCTCAACATAGCCAATGATTATTTGTGTGCTGTTTCTAGAACCTTTTATATGTTCAAAAATAGCCAGACTGACACTTATAATAGCCGCAATTATAAGCAAAATTACCATAGGGTCAATAAATTGCTTAAAATAAGCAACTATTGGGTTTATTTTTTTGCTTTTTGTTAATGTATTTTCGCCATATTTTTGTAAATTTATAGCAACTTGTTCGTCACTAAGCCCATTAAATTTCTGTGCTTCATCCCATTTCATAATAAGTACCTCTTATTTAATGTTAATATAATACATTAAAATCTAAATAGTAAAAAAGGTATAAAAAAAATGGCGGGGAAGAGAGGGTTCGAACCTCCGCGGGTGTTTTATCACCCCTAACGCGTTAGCAATGCGTCCTCTTCACCAGCTTGAGTACTTCCCCAGCGCATTTAGCCTTTTTATTATAGCAAAAATAATTTTTATCATAAATATATTTATTTTGCTTTATAACAGAGTTTTTGTTCAAATTTACGTGTAGATTTTATTATAAAAGTTATATAAATAATAGCCACATTTTGTGCTTTTTAGATGATAAAAACTAAAATTTGGTAAATATAGATGTAACCAATTAGGCTGTTTTATAGGAATTTATGTTATTCACTTAGCTTTTCGTTTATAAATTCTGTTAATTCATCCTTAAGCTCTATATTATCCAATGCATAGTCAATATTAGCTTGAACAAATCCTTTGACTGAGCCTAAGTCATATCTTGTTCCTTCAAATACAAATGCATAGATATCTTGTTTATATTCATTTTGCAATTTTTCAAATGCATCAACAACTTGAATTTCATTAGATCCATCATATTCAATTTTGCTAAGTATGTCTAATATTTCACTATTGAATACATATCTTCCTAAGATTGCTTTATTGCTTGGTGCTTCACTTAATTTTGGTTTTTCTACAGCACCTTTAATTTTGAAAAAGTTTGTACTCTTTTCATTTTCATCTATAGGCGCAACAATTCCATATTTGGGTATATCGCTATCGCTTACTGATTGAACTCCCAAGATGTTTGAACCTGTTTTATAGTAAAATTCAATCAATTGTTTAATTGCAGGAACTTTAGATTTTATTAAATCATCTCCTAAAATAATTGCAAATGGCTCATCTTTAATAACGTTTTTTGCACATGCTAAGGCATGTCCTAAACCATTTTGACTATGCTGGATAACAATTTTAATCAGACCTTCCTTATTTGTTGATTTCACCTTTTTTAATAGTGATAACTTATTTTTTGATTCTAATTCAGTTTCTAATTCTTTATTAACAGCAAAATAGTTTGCAATATCTTTTTTTCTTTCGCTAATAATAAGAATTATTTCTTCGATGCCTGCTTCTATAGCTTCGTCAACAAGCAAACTAATTAATGGTGTATCCAAAATAGGCAAAAGTTCTTTGTGCACAACTTTTGTCATAGGCAAAAATCTAGTGCCTCACCCAGCAGCTGGAATAATTAATTTTCTAACTTTTTTATTCATATTATTCCTTATTATGTATTGATATTCATATTGCATCAGCAGAAGTTGAAAGAATTTTATGCCTGCTGTTCTTTTTTACAAAAAGACAGTCGCCAGCTTGCATATTAATTTTCTTATGACTATCGTCTAAAAGTGATGCAGAGCCTTGAACTAAAATTGCGACTTCATCATGATCATTATTAATTAGCCAGTCTGTAGAAGCAGAATTAGAATATATTAGCTCAATGTTGCTGTTGCCTAATTGAGCTATATTATAAAATTTTTCGCAGCCTAAAATTGGTTTAATTAAATTGTTAGAGTATATGTTATTGATTAATTTTACATTATTGTCCATATGTATAAATATTATCATTTTCAATTAAATAAATAAGTAAGGAAAATAAAAAATGGCCATAGCCATTTTGGACACAAAAGTGAAATGGTGCGAACGAATGGACTTGAACCATCGACCTCACGATTATCAGTCGTGTGCTCTAACCAGCTGAGCTACGCTCGCATTATATTCGCCATAATATTATAAAGGCGAATTGAATAAAGTTAATGATTTTATTGCAAAAAGTTAACGTTTTGAGAATTGACGAGCACGACGTGCTTTGTTAAGACCTGGTTTTTTACGTTCAACACTACGAGCATCACGAGTTAGCATTCCTGCTGGTTTAAGTTTAGCTCTGTATGTGTCACTTGCTAATAATAAAGCTCTAGCAATACCTAATCTTATAGCACCAGCTTGACCTTTAAGTCCACCACCACGAACATTAACTAAGATATCAAATTGACCTTTGGTTTCTGTTAATACTAAAGGTTGTTCAGCATCTTGAATATGTAAGTCAGAAAGTAAGTAGTTTTTAGCTTCACGGTTGTTAATTGTGAATTTACCTGAGCCAGGTCTAAGAATAACTCTAGCAGTAGATGACTTACGACGACCTAAGCCTCTATATTCAATCATTGATGAATTAGATTTTGCCATATTATCTCACCTCTAATCTTTCTGGCTTTTGTGCAGCATATTTGTGTTCTGGACCAGCAACAACAAATAGATTTCTTCTTTGTTTGTTTCCTAATTTAGTGTGTGGAAGCATTCCGTGTATTGCTTTTTCAACAATAGCAGTAGGTTTCTTAGCTCTTAATTTTGCAGCTGTAATACTTTTTAGTCCGCCAGGGTATCCTGAGTGATGGTAGTAAACCTTGTCTTCTTCTTTTTTGGCTGTAAAAATAGCTTTTTCAGCATTAATAATAATTACATAATCGCCCATATCAGCATTAGGAGTGAATGTAGGTTTTGTTTTGCCTCTAAGAACAGAAGCCACAAAAGCAGCTAAACGACCAACTACTTGGTTTTCAGCATCAACAACAAATCACTTCTTATTAGCTTTTTCACGATTAACAATTGTAGTTTGTCTCATGTGCATCTCCTTTTCTCTATGTTAACTATTGCAATTAGTAAATAGCCTTTTTATTATATAGTAAATAATATATTTAAAAAGATAATTTTCTAATTTTTGTTTATTCATTAACAAAGCAAAAAGCACCACAAGTTAACTTGCGGCGCTTTTTGTTGCCTTTTGTTAAAATTTGAGTATCTAAATTAAAAAAGAAAGGCTTTTACATTATATATGATTAGCAATGACAAAAATACTAGTTATTCAACTGACCTATGCTTGCTTAAAAAGAAATTAAATGTGCACGGCAAGTACAAGTTTAATTATGTACATTATGTAATTGATGAAACGAATTGAGATGAAATATTGACCAAGTCAAATCACAAAACCAATAAAAATAACATTAGCCCGTTGAGACTTAAAGAAATTCTTGAAAGGCTAATTGCAGGCTATGATATGAAAACTGTTTCTAATATTGTGGGGTTTAAATCAAGATCAATTTATAACTTATTTGACAGAATTACAATTGAAACAAAGCGTGGCTATGCTAAATATCAAAAGAAATGTAAATTGTGTGGTATGGACTTAAAAGGCAAAACAATATATGTAATTAGTGCTCTCAAATTTTTGAATTTAATTGAAACAAGACATGATTCAAAAAGATTAGAAAACAATTCTAAATTGCTTATGAAATACATTGAGATTTTTAAGTTTTACAAACAGTTACTGTACTTTTATTTGAAGAATAGAAATAGTTTTAACTTAGATAGTAAAGCTGTTAAACAGTCTGTGGCAAGCATTATTTTTAAATACATAAGAGAACTAGAAGCACAGGGAAAGCTTCAAAATTCATATATTCCATCAGTTCAAAACTTTTACCGTATATTGGCTAAACATAGTGCTTTTGGTCTAAAATTAGATATTCTTCCATATAAATCAAACGGTAAATATGGAAGTAGAACAACAGTAAAGCATGAGACAAAGAAGAAAACAATAGGCAAACTTATTACTGAACGTCCAGAATCAGTTAATTTAAGGCTAAATGACAATGATTATGAAATGGACACTGTAATTGGTTTAAGATCTGACAATTATTGCATTCTTACATTAATCAACAGAAAATCTAGAATGTTTTATTGCACGCTCTCTAGAAGAAATGCAAAAGCAATAAAAGAAAATTTGGAGAAATTGATTAAGGACAATAATCTTGTTATTGACACATTAACTATTGATAATGGAAGTGAAAATTACAAACTTCCAGAGATAGAATCAATCAAAGAAATTTTCCATTGTCATCCTTATTCATCATCAGAAAAAGGTAGCATTGAAAATGCTCACAGGCTTTTAAGAAGATACATTCCAAAGGGAAAATCTATAGATAAATATGTTGGTCAAGATCTAAAACCAATAGCCGATTTTATAAATTCACATCCAAGAATTTATAAAGGTGTCTCAGGCTTTAAATGTGCTAAGCAAATGCAATAAAAATTAACATCAACACAAAATTTTGCACTTTTGAGTACTCAAAAGTATCTTTTCTTTATTCTTTTTTTATGCTTTAGGCCATTTTCTTGTCAGAACAACCAAAAATTGGTATTATTTTTTCAATACTCAAATTAGGTGCTTTTTAATTTAAGAATTTATATTCTAATTTTTGTTAATGAATAATATGCATTGTTTAAATAAAAAATAACCCAATTTATGAGTCAAGGAATTATACAAAAAGTTAGTAAATAAATATAAAAAAAACTCTTACATTTGTAAGAGTTCTACATCTATAAGCCACGTTCTGTTCCATACTATATGTAAGGCGCTAACAATTTATCTAATCAAGGTTAACTTGATTCTTTCCTAGATTCATTTATCATCAGAAAGTTCCCCTACCAAAATTTGGGTTTCTAGCTCATGGAGTTTACCCGTTTCACTATTCTCGTCTCTGTGGCACTAGTCGTCTAAGCCTGATTTTATTAGAATCAGCATGAACACTACAATCATCGCAGATTGTGCTAGCGTGGACTTTCCTCTACTAAAATAATTAGCAGCTGTTAGCCGATGTCATTTAATTATACTCTAGATACTTAATTAAAAAAAGTTATCAAAAATCTTTCAAAGCCAATTTTTTCACTAATTAAGCCATTTTTTATATCTTTATCTAATTTTGAAAGCGACAAAATCATTTTTTTAATTTTATTTATGCCAATTTTGCTTAAAAAATAACTAATTTTTTTGATTCTATAACTATTTAATTTTAAGTCTCTACTTAATTGGTCAATACTTAAATGACACACTTTGTAAGCATATATTTGATGAGCAATTATAAAAATCTGGCTAATTTGACCTATTAGTGCACTTATTTCAGTGCCTTCAAGCATTTTTTCTTTATATTTTGACCAAATAATGCCTAAATCATTAGTCTCTAAGGCATTACTAAAAGCAAAGACGTCATCACCCAGCATTGTGTCTGTGCTATTTTCAATAACTTCAGCACTAATGTGTTTTTCTAAATTCGAAAGCTTTATAATTTCAGCACTAAGCATTAAGGTATCATTATTGACTTTATTTATTAATAATTTAATGGCTTCATCATCAATATGTAGTTTATGCTTATTAGCCAATGATTTTGCAAGAGAAAATAATTTACTTTCACTAATTTCTTTGGCTTCAATCATAGTTACTTCATGATTATTATTTTCAAAAATAAATTTAGTTCATGAATTAACCGAAATCTTATCTTTTGAAATGATGTTCTCATTTATGAACACAAAAATGTCCTGATTATTCACGTTTATTGCATTAATTAAGTCATCAGCATTTTTTAAATCATCTTTTAGAATACTTTTGTCAAAAAATGGCAAAGCATAAATTAGAAATAGTTTTGAACCTGTAAATAAGTTGTTTGAACTAGCAGAAGATATTAAATCATTTATTGAAGCTTGATCATCAAAACGGAATATTTCCAAAACTTTGTCATTATGTTCTTTTCTAATTCTTTGTACTTCTTGCTCAATCAAAAATTTTTCAGGCCCATAAATAAATATCATAGTTATTATTATATTTTAAAATTAGCAACGGTTTTCAAATGGCATTACATTCTGTTCATTTTCTAAAATAAACTAGCGGTTATACATTATCAAATATAATTAGTATAACTTTAATGCGCTTTAGGCAAAGGTCACTTTTCAGCATTGAAAAACATATTAGTTATCCAAAAAAACGGAGGGAAAATGCACACTAAACATACAATATTGAATATTGATGCACTAAAAATGAATAGTCACATTGATGATGAAAGTGTTGACTTAGTTATCACATCGCCACCTTATCCTATGATCAAAATGTGGGATGAAATTTTTGAAATTAATGAAAATGAAATAAAAACTGAAGCAGATGTAAATAGTGCATTTTTAAAAGCAACCCAATTTTTGAATAATATTTGAGAAAAAGTTGATAAAAGTATAAAGCCTGGCGGGATTGTTTGCATTAATATTGGTGATGCAACTAGAAATTTAGGTGGAAATTTTAGATTATTTAGTAATTCTGGACAAGTTATTAATTTTTTTATAAAGAAGGGATATTTACAGCTACCTAGCATAATTTGACGCAAACAAACAAATGCACCTAATAAATTTATGGGTTCGGGTATGCTTCCTGCTGGCGCATATGCAACTTTAGAGCACGAATGAATCTTAATTTTCCGTAAAGGCATAACAAAAAGAGAGTTTAAAAATGCTAAAGATAAGTCCTTAAGAAACGAAAGCGCTTTTTTCTGAGAAGAAAGAAATGTTTGATTTAGTGACTTATGAGACTTTAAAGGAATAAAACAAAAAAATGATATAAAAAATTCTAGAGATAGAACTGCAGCTTACCCAATAGAGCTTCCCTATAGGCTTATTAGTATGTTCAGTGTAAAAAATGATATAGTTTTTGACCCATTTTTAGGTACTGGAACAACAACATTGG
Proteins encoded in this window:
- a CDS encoding IS30-like element ISMbov1 family transposase, encoding MKTVSNIVGFKSRSIYNLFDRITIETKRGYAKYQKKCKLCGMDLKGKTIYVISALKFLNLIETRHDSKRLENNSKLLMKYIEIFKFYKQLLYFYLKNRNSFNLDSKAVKQSVASIIFKYIRELEAQGKLQNSYIPSVQNFYRILAKHSAFGLKLDILPYKSNGKYGSRTTVKHETKKKTIGKLITERPESVNLRLNDNDYEMDTVIGLRSDNYCILTLINRKSRMFYCTLSRRNAKAIKENLEKLIKDNNLVIDTLTIDNGSENYKLPEIESIKEIFHCHPYSSSEKGSIENAHRLLRRYIPKGKSIDKYVGQDLKPIADFINSHPRIYKGVSGFKCAKQMQ
- the holA gene encoding DNA polymerase III subunit delta; the encoded protein is MIFIYGPEKFLIEQEVQRIRKEHNDKVLEIFRFDDQASINDLISSASSNNLFTGSKLFLIYALPFFDKSILKDDLKNADDLINAINVNNQDIFVFINENIISKDKISVNSWTKFIFENNNHEVTMIEAKEISESKLFSLAKSLANKHKLHIDDEAIKLLINKVNNDTLMLSAEIIKLSNLEKHISAEVIENSTDTMLGDDVFAFSNALETNDLGIIWSKYKEKMLEGTEISALIGQISQIFIIAHQIYAYKVCHLSIDQLSRDLKLNSYRIKKISYFLSKIGINKIKKMILSLSKLDKDIKNGLISEKIGFERFLITFFN
- a CDS encoding DNA-methyltransferase; protein product: MHTKHTILNIDALKMNSHIDDESVDLVITSPPYPMIKMWDEIFEINENEIKTEADVNSAFLKATQFLNNIWEKVDKSIKPGGIVCINIGDATRNLGGNFRLFSNSGQVINFFIKKGYLQLPSIIWRKQTNAPNKFMGSGMLPAGAYATLEHEWILIFRKGITKREFKNAKDKSLRNESAFFWEERNVWFSDLWDFKGIKQKNDIKNSRDRTAAYPIELPYRLISMFSVKNDIVFDPFLGTGTTTLASMLLQRNSIGVEIDKSLCNHFKEYLVKNDVKLVDNFNDKISKRISSHTEFVKKRVNEGKLLKHYNSILGTEVMTSQEKFISFNKVSSINKIDDKTFEVIYKTLQSE